The genomic stretch TGATAATGCGATCATTGTTGATACAATGCAATAAATCCAATTTGCAAAAACTATTCTTCCCGAATTTTTATTAACATTGATCTAAAATGAGTTTCGTTTTATTACCTTTTGGAGCATAGTTCATGGCTGTTGCTTGTTGTGAACACTGTGTAGAAGGCAACTCCAACATCTAGACTGTGTTTGAAAGGAAGAGTGAGACTAAGAGATAGACTaagttatattttaatatcatgtttggtttaagataaatataaagattGAGGActagatttaaaattttaaaaattaaatgagaatatttctacaaaaaaatattacaaaaatttCAGTTTTCgtctttaaaaatttcaatCTCTTATGTCCCTATTTTCTGGAAATATTGAAGAAACTGAAATTTTCTATCCCGaaaatgaaattttaatttcagTTTCTAATCACCAAATACAATACTCAATTTCAATCCTCAATCTCAGTCCCAATTCCAGAAAACAAATGTAGCCGTAAggttttcaaattttataatctCATATATCTTTAAATTGAGGTTATTGAATTTTACATGATCTGCCATTTTATGTCACCCCACTTTACTAAAACATTTGTTAAATCTTTCATTTagtttattttgaaaaatgttagaTGACTAGCATTTTCTCCTTGTATTTGGCTCACATTTGAGCTAACAATAACTAAttcatatttttgttttctaccAAAAGTATTAATTTCCTAACATTTCCCATTTATTTTTATGTGCGCCATCATCCTTAATGTTATTTGGCACACACTTGCACACACATTCAAAAAGTGAGaggaaataaaaaagaaaagaggggAAAAAAAGTTAAATAGCTGCAAGAGCCTGCAGGGTTGATTTATTCATATTGTCAAAAAAATTGTAATGATCTTCATCTCAACATTGATCTTTTTCTATgaagggaaaaagaaaacagaaaagaTTAATCGTCTTATGAATGAGAATATGGTTGCAAGCTAAAGTGTGATTGGAATACGAAGCCCATCATAGCTCAATTGTACATCAAGGCCCTCAGATTCCAATAATTTTGTAAGATAGTCATTCACTTCTTCATGATCCATCAGATGCATCATACCTTCAAATTGCCAAACAAGGAGAAATTGAACATAATTGTGCTAAAAAGAATTACATGGAAAATGGAATGCTGACTTCCAGCATTTTTAAAGTTATTTCTCCTAACAAGGATGCTCAGGCTAATCAATGTTACCTGTAAAGAGTGTCCTTTTGGGTTGAATTTTTCGGACTTCATCTAGCGCCTGAAATCCGGAAGATCAGAATACTGTTAGAACTGGACTTAGAAAGAGAAGAATTTTTACATTGTATAATTCATTGGTGGCATTTGCTAAGAACCCTGGAAGGATTATCCGTCGACGAGGACAAAGACAGTAGGATGGCAGAGATACTTTTTTCACGTCCCTCCTATTTTCGAAGTACGTAAATTAACTTAACATGTACTGTCCCTTTGCTTTGGAAGTACAAAATATTTGTTTCCATCCCCTTGACCAGAAATGTTTTTGTTCCTAACATCTTGTCTCCTTTGTTTCAGGACAATAACCAAACACTAGTTTCCCATATTTCAAGACTCTGTAACTAATCCCCTTCTCATCCTTTGTTTGTATTCCTACATATATACATTAACGTTACTTCATTTCTCCAAGAAAAATTTAACAAATGTAAAAGAGGTTACCCTTGGAAGTCCAAAATGTGTGGCAGAGGAGCGATCAGGCCGTAGAGCGTCCTGTATAAATCGTACACCATATGAGCAACAGAGAAATTTGTAGATCATATGTTTTTGTTATTTAATGTAAAAATGAAGCAATGTTTATGACACAATAGATAGGATGGTAGTGTGAGTCACCAATATTAGAATTTCACAATCCTTCAAAAGCGGATAAGTTTCTTCTGGAATATCACTGACATCACTGCATATTTAGACATAAGAATCAGCTCATATATATTGATGGACTAGACCGAATTGCAAGAACTTTTCTGCTTATAGTCAATAAACAAGCATTACCTTATGTAACAAATATTACCGAAACGAAATCCAAGGGATCGGTAACCTTTGCCATGCCACACTGGTAATGGAGTAATCTGTAATTACAACAATCAAAGAAAATCAGAGCCACACACCAtgcacaagacacaaacatggccagaaatcaattaattaattgagCGATAAGTGAGAAGATAAAGGATCTGTTTGTGCCAGATTTTCAAAAAAGTGATTTTACAACTTGATTTCTTTATAAAGGACTAAGAAACAAACTTAGAACTATTACAATTCTTAGTAAGATTGACCTTCAGTCCATGTACAGAAAATGGTTCTTCAGATATAATATTGAATTGCAAGTCTGAGACAGCAGCACCAGTCGTGATGACACTAGTATCTACTAAATAATAATGGGTACTCTTCATCACCTGCATATTTCAGTGTAACGAATTCTTAAAAGAAAATCCTCAAGACATATCTCAAGAGTTGTTCATTCAAGTAACACATGGTGAATGAGTCAGGTGGTCATTACTCATTAAAAATGAGCCATAAGCTTTCATTCTTTTTCCTCTCAAGGATAACAGAAGAGGAACTCCAAATCCACAGCATAAGGGAAAGTAAATATGCAAAAAGGACAAGTCAAGCTTATTATGCTCCGTCctgaaattaaaatatttgagaagGAAAAAGGTTTAAAACTACCCTAAAGCATTTCTTGTGCTGCTACACTAATTAAAGTAATGCAATAATCTTAAAAGTGCAGGGTATTTTTGAAGTCATCACATGTGATGTGAAACTTCCCAAATCCCAACCATGTCTGATTTCAAAAGCTCACGGTGAATAATATTTGAACACTTGGATTTAAAAAGATAACATTTGTAAGAGATTTGACAGAATTTTCTGACACAACTCTGACCTTCAGACTATAGAAAAGGAAAATTTCATTTTGTCAGAAGACTGCTGTATTTGAGGTTTCAGAACAAATCCCTTTCAGGTAGGATAAGAAAGCTAGATACAGTATAGTACAAAATTTGAATCCTCCTGAACTTTGAAAAAGACTCACTCAGTTGCTGTATAAATCTTTTTTACCTTCAATATAATTAGTTGCATAACTTCCACAAGAAAATCCAGAGAAAGCATTAAGACTAGATATATATTGCTCATGAAATGAAATGATGATTTCTTTAATATATTGCAAAGATGTAAGAGGCTATTCCATCTTCTTTATTCCAAAAGTCAAACACACAAAAAATAACGCgcagaaagtaaaatagaaattttaattttagaaggGAAGCATAGGAAAGTGGACCTCAAAATCACGCTTGGCCACATATATTGGAATGTGTGGCTGAACATTGTTTGTCCAATCTCTAAGATCATCAAGACCTTCGAAGAAGATAGAAGCAGGGTCAGATCTAAATGACCAAGCAGACTTATTATTTGAAGCAAACATTAGACTTTTCATGTTGATATTACTTATCCAGAGAGGACTAGAAAGTACTGTCAGAGACCTCCAATTGCATCTGCATGTGAATGAGTGATAATTACTGCATCAAGTGTTCTTATCCTGAAAGAAAAAACACTAGTTAAAGAGAGATAAAAAGCGAAGTAAAACAATtgaacaacaagaagaacagaaagaaaaacTGCATTAATACAACAAGAAATGCCACTGCTGCTATGACAGAAAATTTGTACTCGTATTTTAATGTATTCTCTCTTAAACTGCTTAGTATCAAAATACAATCTAGCTATTTGATTATCCCTCTTTATTTTGCATGGGTATTTGGTAATAACACAAACCACTACTCATGCTCCCATGCTTGACAATGAATAATAACCTTACCAAATGCCACTATTCGTATGTCTTATTCAAATACTTTACCCACCTACCAGTTTATTTACCCTCGTTATTAATATTGtataatattttcaaatttccCTTAATTTtactaagaaaaataaataaaaagggcAGTCTATTGAAAAGCATCCCGTCTTACATAGGGTATAGAGAAGAGTCACATCTAAATGGTAATGTAGGCAGCCTAATTTGATACAAGCACGAGTGGCTAATTCTAAAGCTTGAACCAGTGACTTTGAAGTCACATGGAGACAACTCAACCGTTGCTCTAAAACACCCTttcttcaaagaaaaagaaataaagcaGACAAAAAGAGAATCCATCTCAAATAACTACATAGAAACAGCTTAAGAATTTAACAAGTGAACTAACCCAAACGCAGGAAACCATTGCAGAGCACTGTGATAGAAAAATCtgcaataacaataataataaattgtaaTCAACACCCAAATGAACCGCACATGATACAATGTTGTCGGGCTTTTCCTTGAAACAGATTTTATAAATGCCCTAAAATCAGAATTACAGTTTCAGAAACTTAAATGTACCTGTTCAGACATCACACTATTTCCTAACACACAGAATGTATATATAATGACTAGACAGCTCAAACCTAACTAATATCCATATATCAAAGACTATAACACAAGGAAAATTCATTGACACTCACAATTCTATAAGGAACATGCATATTGTAGATATCAAAGTAGATCTAGCAATTCAGTGTTTCAATTCATTGAAGGCTTTTCTATCGCAGAAAGCCAGAAACATTAAACTTTCTTCAATTATTCATAGATCAATTTTCAGCTTCTTTGgcatataataaaatatatactggAAGCAGTTTGAAGGAAAGCTGCAAATTTGACCATGCAGGAGTAGTAAAGCCACCCTTTACAAATACACTTTTTTTCATCTAGTCTAACACAATATACATGAAGAAAACCCTACACCATGGAACAATATCTCTTGTTCTCCAAtcatttgtttgtttgctttacCAAGAAGACCAAACCAAATATCAGCCATCACTCCAGCCACGAACATTAAGGACAGAAGTGCATCAGGTTCATCCAATCCTCTTTCCCGCCTTCCCGGGTATTGATCTTTATTTCTATATTATGTACACTCTTGGCTCCTTCCCCGCTTTCCAACTTTCTAGTTCGTCCCTGCTTCTTTCCACTTCCCCTCTCATGAAAATCTATACTTCTTCATCATTACCCCAACAATTCtctccattatggacctaaaaTCACGCACTTATTTCCAGCAACTGCAAGCGGCATGCCACAATATCTCAATTCTCAAGTGTCCATCAAAGTTGTAATTACACATCCCTGAAGGCCATTGGGAGCACCTTATATTCGCAGCCTAAGTTCTCAACAGTTACCTCACTTGTTCTAATAACTACCTGCATAGGTCTAAAGTTTTATTATGATTCATTGCTGCATCAAAATATCccaaaaaatttaactaaatcaTCTATTGTCTGCTTACTGTAATCCAGCACGTGTTCCAGCAAGTCTTTATATGTTCAAAAACATTCTAAATTTTGGTGATGGGACAAATGTAACGCCATCATGAAATCGTATACTTGGACTAACATCAAAACAAAATAAGTAAAAAGCTCATCCTAATCCCTAATCTAACATAATTGCAGATCACACACAGACAAAAACTTACTTTCCAGCATCTATAAGAATGTTGTGAGTTCCTGAGGAGCCCGGGTGACGAACGAGGATGCTTGTGTTAAGTCTCCTATTCTTATTGCCCGGCTGAGCAGCCTTTGAACATACCTACAACAATCATGAAAAATAGAAATCTTAACAAAACCCTAAACATTCACTTCCATTGCAGCAAaatcttaattatttttaccaaaaagtttttttttcttcattgtACCGGACATTTTTTCAGAGGATTAGTCAAGCAGCTAACTCTAGGTATCCCTTCACTGGTTCCAGTCCCCATGAATATAATCTCTGCCTGATCACCAGGTAATTCAACCCCAATATCTCCATTTGCAGAAGCTGCAGCAGCAAATAGAATAAAGGCAAAAAATCAACACAAATTTCACCTAATTCCATATCAAATTAAGAATCCGAACAATCCAAAAGCATAGTTCTAGcttcaattaaataatatcAGAGTACAATCATGCAATCAAAttatgataataaataaataagtggAACAAAATTGGAGAGTAGTTAGTTAGATAGTTACTGGATTGGAGGCGAGAGTGAatgggaaggagaagagagaTGGAAGAAGGAGAGCGCCAACGGGAAGAAAAGGGAAAGCGATGAGGAAAGGGAATGGAGGCGAAGGAAGGTGGGAAAAGCCGAATGGAGGGAGCAACCACCATTGCTAAGCAGACCAATCGGCTTCGTTGGACGCGCACACTGAATACTGGATCTTACTTTCTTTCTGTTGGGTGTGTCAGAGACACTGCAAAAGTATTCCTTTTCTTCGACCTGATTCTTCCGAAtcttttttttccaaaataattaactaaaaattaaatgacaaataaatcctttgaatttttttcttgtGGACATTTTTGTTcctaattattaaaaaatatttttaaatctttgaCCTTTTTAAagtagcgtttgttttgaagTATTCTGACAGAGATTGAAAGACTGGAACTTAGTTTCATATTTTGTTGATCTAGAgattggtactaaaatttcaatctctgcctccaaaatttcagtatttcaatACTTCCAAAAAGTGGAAATATAGGAGACTGAAATTTTTTGAGACGGAAactaaaacttttaaaatattttatacctaaaataccctCATTTCAAGTAATTAATTCCAACTTTATCCTTTgtgtaaattaaattagaatttcatctttatcttaatttttgtctcccattttacaccaaacacaatactgagatttatttttgtctctgtctttcagtctctgtctctcaatctagcctcttagtctctgtctcttTTTCAAACGCTACCTAAAAGTTGGACGGATCAGTCCCTCCGTCCAAATGTCTCCGTCACACCAAAGTCTGACATGACTCCCGTAAtgcttgtcacgcgtacgcgtgaattcAGCAAATCcacatttcttcatgaattctctaCTTTGCATactttttttcatttctttcaaGTCATTCTTGCCTTCAAAACTTTAAATCATtcaaacaaacatatcaaggcatcgaatgggagaaaagtaaattaaatttagccaTAACCCCATCACCCTTGAAAAGACCTATTGATATGTGTATCCATGCATTGAATAtatgttgattggtagaagaagagcaagtcttagaaagcaagattagtagagaattgaaaGAATCGACCTTCAAacactagagagattagagtgTAAACACTTCCGGTTCCTTGCTTTCAcgagctttcttcttgcaagtatatttatactttattttgagatttgaattagtggaattcaTAAATCATCATACTATCTTAGTCCTACTTGTTCATATATGTTCTTGGAGATTGAATTTCTCCTAAATGTGCTTAATGATTGAAAAAATACTTTCTAGGCTATTaaattgctaaatttaatttattttctcccattcgataccttgatatgtttgtttgagtgatttaaaGTTTTAAAGGTAATAATGGCTTGAAAGAAATGGAAAAAAATATGCAAAGTgaagaattcatgaagaaatgaggatTTGCTGAATTCATGGCGACGCGTATGTGTGAGAGGAAGTCTGccaggcgacgcgtacgcgtgacaagtaTTACGAGAGTCACGTCAGACTTTTCCGTTGGATCTGACGGAATCATTTGGACGGAGGGACTAATCCGTCCAACTTTTAAGGACGTCAAGGAGttaaaagtatttttcaatGGTTAGGGACAAAAATATCTGCAGAAAAAAAGTTAGAGACCTATTTGTCTTTTATTCTTAAGTAAAATATAAATGGGTAGTGGACAAATTAGTCTCTAAGTTTTTAATTTATGGACAAATTTGTCtctgaaaattaaaaaatataaaattgctCTTTACCATTCAAAACGCATGATGGATGGATTCTTTTGTGTAAAGTGCTCCCTCAAATTTAGCAGAGACCACTTATATTGCACTTATTTGACGTGTTATGTGCCTATGTGTTAATACAATGTCGTTGAGGAAGCTTTGTGTGTTCATTGTAAAAAAAGTTGACAAATAGATTCTTATTGCCTAAAACGCCACCGTTTTAAACATTGAGTGTAGTCCTTGCATttaaatgtaattaaaaaaaatccataTGAATTCCTATAGTTGCCCACAAGGCCACAACGATTATAGATTTATTGGTCCAAACTAATTTACAAGTTTCTTATAGATAATAAAAAGTTTTTTTCCCCAAACGCAGACATGTATTATTATATTACTAAAATAATTGAAATTGCCCAAATTTGGACTTATGATCAGAATTTGGGATCTCCCATAGATTGTTCAGCAATAGCGAAAAGCAATAATAGCATAGCTTCGGAATAATTGAAAGggtaacaagaaattaaagaagatcttTCAAAGATTAGGGCTCAAACTTCTCTGTGGGTTGCGTTGAAGTTCGTTGCATAGCTTTACTCCTCTGTTGGTTTGTTTGAAGACTCTCAGATTACTACTTTTTCAGACACTCTAGCAG from Arachis stenosperma cultivar V10309 chromosome 9, arast.V10309.gnm1.PFL2, whole genome shotgun sequence encodes the following:
- the LOC130947737 gene encoding putative hydrolase C777.06c; protein product: MVVAPSIRLFPPSFASIPFPHRFPFSSRWRSPSSISLLLPIHSRLQSTSANGDIGVELPGDQAEIIFMGTGTSEGIPRVSCLTNPLKKCPVCSKAAQPGNKNRRLNTSILVRHPGSSGTHNILIDAGKFFYHSALQWFPAFGIRTLDAVIITHSHADAIGGLDDLRDWTNNVQPHIPIYVAKRDFEVMKSTHYYLVDTSVITTGAAVSDLQFNIISEEPFSVHGLKITPLPVWHGKGYRSLGFRFGNICYISDVSDIPEETYPLLKDCEILILDALRPDRSSATHFGLPRALDEVRKIQPKRTLFTGMMHLMDHEEVNDYLTKLLESEGLDVQLSYDGLRIPITL